One Rhodospirillales bacterium DNA segment encodes these proteins:
- the nuoF gene encoding NADH-quinone oxidoreductase subunit NuoF — protein MLADQDRIFTNLYGHKDFRLAGAQSRGDWDGTKEILAKGSDWIINEMKESGLRGRGGAGFPAGVKWSFMPKESKDGRPNYLVINADEGEPGTCKDRDMMRNDPHKLVEGALLASFAMNAHAAYIYIRGEFYREAENLQTAVDEAYEAGLIGKNACGSGYDFDFYIHRGAGAYICGEETALLESLEGRKGQPRLKPPFPAGAGLYGCPTTVNNVETIAVAPTILRRGASWFAGFGRPNNTGTKVFCISGHVNEPCNVEEEMGIPLKELIEKHAGGVRGGWDNLLAVIPGGSSVPVLPKSICETVKMDFDALKEAQSGLGTAGVIVMDQSTDIVRAIARLSKFYKHESCGQCTPCREGTGWMWRVMERLVTGEARVEEIDLLLEVTKEIEGHTICALGDAAAWPIQGLVRHFRPEIERRINARAGAAA, from the coding sequence AAGGATTTTCGCCTTGCCGGTGCACAGTCCCGTGGCGATTGGGATGGCACCAAGGAAATTTTGGCCAAGGGCTCTGATTGGATCATCAACGAGATGAAAGAATCCGGCCTGCGCGGTCGCGGCGGGGCAGGGTTCCCGGCCGGGGTCAAATGGTCGTTCATGCCAAAAGAATCAAAAGATGGTCGTCCCAATTATCTGGTGATCAATGCCGATGAAGGTGAGCCCGGAACCTGCAAAGACCGGGACATGATGCGCAATGATCCCCATAAATTGGTTGAAGGCGCATTGTTGGCGTCCTTTGCCATGAATGCCCATGCGGCTTACATCTATATCCGGGGTGAATTTTACCGGGAGGCCGAAAATCTTCAAACGGCCGTCGATGAAGCATATGAGGCCGGGTTGATAGGCAAGAATGCCTGTGGGTCAGGCTATGATTTTGATTTTTACATCCATCGCGGTGCCGGTGCCTATATCTGTGGCGAAGAAACGGCCCTGTTGGAAAGCCTTGAAGGGCGCAAGGGCCAACCCCGTCTTAAACCACCGTTCCCTGCAGGGGCTGGGCTTTATGGCTGTCCTACGACCGTGAATAATGTTGAAACGATTGCTGTGGCACCGACTATTTTACGCCGGGGCGCATCATGGTTTGCGGGCTTTGGCAGGCCGAATAATACGGGCACCAAAGTGTTCTGTATTTCCGGCCATGTGAACGAACCCTGCAACGTTGAAGAAGAAATGGGCATTCCCCTAAAGGAATTGATCGAAAAACACGCAGGCGGTGTGCGCGGCGGTTGGGATAATTTATTGGCCGTGATCCCCGGTGGGTCTTCGGTGCCGGTGCTGCCCAAATCAATCTGTGAAACGGTTAAAATGGATTTTGATGCCCTGAAAGAAGCCCAATCGGGATTGGGCACGGCGGGGGTCATTGTCATGGATCAATCCACCGATATTGTCCGGGCCATTGCAAGATTGTCGAAATTCTACAAACACGAAAGCTGTGGCCAATGCACACCGTGCCGTGAAGGTACGGGTTGGATGTGGCGGGTGATGGAACGCTTGGTAACCGGTGAAGCGCGGGTCGAAGAAATTGACCTGTTGCTAGAGGTTACCAAAGAGATTGAGGGCCACACCATTTGTGCCCTTGGCGATGCGGCGGCTTGGCCCATTCAGGGATTGGTTCGTCATTTTCGGCCAGAGATTGAACGTCGTATCAATGCGCGCGCTGGCGCGGCAGCTTAA
- a CDS encoding NADH-quinone oxidoreductase subunit G, which translates to MPKLTIDGKEYEVEPGTTVLQACEDAGIEIPRFCYHDRLSIAGNCRMCLVEISPGPPKPAASCAMPVGEGMAVKTDSEMVKKARRGVMEMLLINHPLDCPICDQGGECDLQDQAMFYGSDHSRFSENKRAVSNKDFGPLIKTQMTRCIHCTRCVRFASEVAGVEELGALGRGEDTEISATVGKAVSSEMSGNMIDLCPVGALTSKPFAFKARSWELRKCETIDVMDAVGSNIRVDCRGTEVLRVLPRLNEDINEEWISDKTRFAYDGLRRQRLDTPYVRRDGKLVPASWDDAFAAIAGAMKGLDGSKIAAIAGDLADCESMLGLKDLMAALGSPNVDCRQDGSKLGYDGRASWLFNSTISGIDDADACLIIGANPRTEAAIINARLRRRWLAGGFDIGIIRKPTKDATYGAEHLGAGPEALSSILDGKHDFSKVLESAEKPMIILGAGMVARDDGAAVLATAHKLAEKFGCIKDGWNGFNLLQNAASRVGGLDIGLVPGENGRDVAGIVDGAGAGDIKLVWLLGADEIDMNGLGKAFVVYQGHHGDNGAHRADVVLPGAAYTEKDATYVNTEGRVQRARMAHAPLGDAKEDWKILRAFSETIGKTLPYNSIDDVRANMALVNPVFETIDEIVAAPWDAFGTAGSPESSMNNDDFAIPVDNFYMTDPISRSSITMAQCTELLSAKKTKTGTDG; encoded by the coding sequence ATGCCTAAACTGACCATCGACGGTAAAGAATACGAGGTCGAGCCCGGCACAACGGTGCTGCAGGCCTGTGAAGATGCTGGAATCGAAATTCCGCGCTTCTGCTATCACGACCGTCTTTCCATTGCGGGCAATTGCCGCATGTGTCTGGTTGAAATTTCTCCTGGCCCACCAAAGCCGGCGGCGTCTTGTGCCATGCCGGTTGGTGAAGGCATGGCGGTCAAGACCGACAGCGAAATGGTGAAAAAGGCCCGACGCGGTGTGATGGAAATGTTGTTGATCAACCATCCCCTTGATTGCCCGATTTGTGATCAGGGCGGCGAATGTGATTTGCAGGACCAGGCGATGTTCTACGGATCTGATCACTCACGGTTTTCTGAAAACAAACGCGCGGTATCCAACAAGGATTTTGGTCCCCTGATCAAGACCCAGATGACGCGGTGCATTCATTGCACCCGGTGTGTGCGGTTTGCCTCCGAGGTTGCCGGTGTCGAAGAACTGGGTGCGTTGGGTCGTGGCGAAGATACCGAAATCAGCGCCACCGTTGGCAAGGCCGTTAGCTCTGAAATGTCTGGCAATATGATTGATCTTTGCCCGGTTGGGGCATTGACGTCAAAGCCGTTTGCTTTCAAGGCGCGGTCATGGGAATTGCGCAAATGCGAAACCATCGATGTCATGGATGCGGTGGGGTCCAACATTCGGGTTGATTGCCGGGGCACAGAAGTCTTGCGTGTTTTGCCGCGCTTGAACGAAGACATCAACGAAGAATGGATTTCCGATAAAACTCGGTTTGCCTATGACGGATTGCGTCGCCAGCGTCTGGATACGCCTTATGTCAGGCGCGACGGAAAATTGGTGCCAGCCTCTTGGGATGACGCTTTCGCTGCTATTGCCGGGGCCATGAAGGGTCTTGATGGATCAAAGATTGCGGCCATTGCCGGTGATCTTGCCGATTGCGAATCCATGTTGGGCCTGAAAGACCTGATGGCAGCACTGGGTTCTCCCAATGTTGATTGCCGCCAAGACGGCTCAAAGCTGGGGTATGACGGCCGTGCATCATGGCTGTTCAATTCGACCATTTCCGGCATCGATGATGCCGATGCCTGTTTGATCATTGGTGCCAATCCCCGCACCGAAGCCGCCATCATCAATGCGCGATTGCGCAGGCGTTGGTTGGCAGGTGGCTTTGATATCGGAATTATCAGGAAGCCCACAAAGGATGCGACCTATGGTGCCGAACATCTAGGGGCAGGGCCCGAAGCCTTGTCATCGATCCTTGATGGCAAGCATGATTTTTCAAAGGTTCTGGAAAGTGCTGAAAAGCCCATGATCATTCTGGGTGCCGGTATGGTGGCCCGCGATGATGGTGCGGCGGTTTTGGCGACAGCCCATAAATTGGCTGAAAAATTCGGGTGCATCAAAGACGGTTGGAACGGGTTCAATCTGTTGCAAAATGCCGCCAGTCGCGTTGGCGGGTTGGATATTGGTCTGGTGCCGGGAGAAAATGGCCGTGATGTTGCCGGAATTGTTGACGGAGCTGGTGCGGGCGACATCAAACTGGTTTGGCTTTTGGGTGCCGATGAAATTGATATGAATGGTTTGGGCAAGGCCTTCGTCGTGTATCAGGGCCATCATGGCGATAACGGCGCGCACCGCGCTGACGTTGTTTTGCCGGGTGCGGCTTATACCGAAAAAGATGCCACCTATGTGAATACCGAAGGCCGCGTGCAGCGTGCCCGCATGGCCCACGCCCCATTGGGGGATGCCAAAGAAGACTGGAAAATTCTTCGGGCCTTTTCAGAAACCATCGGGAAAACCTTGCCGTATAATTCCATCGATGACGTGCGGGCTAATATGGCTTTGGTCAATCCGGTGTTTGAAACCATTGATGAGATTGTTGCAGCACCTTGGGACGCGTTTGGCACAGCCGGTTCCCCAGAGAGCTCTATGAACAATGATGATTTTGCAATCCCGGTTGATAATTTCTATATGACGGACCCCATCAGCCGTTCTTCCATCACCATGGCGCAATGCACCGAATTGCTTTCGGCTAAAAAGACAAAGACGGGGACCGATGGCTGA
- the nuoH gene encoding NADH-quinone oxidoreductase subunit NuoH — MAELWTLYMLPGIIIVAKILAILVPLLVAVAYLTYFERKVIAAMQLRKGPNVVGPLGLLQPLADGLKLFVKETVIPSSANKVVFILAPVVTFSLSMVAWAVIPFDAGMVLADINVGILYLFAISSLGVYGILMAGWASNSKYAFLGALRSAAQMVSYEISMGLVIVTVLLCVGSLNLSKIVMAQQGMWFAIPLFPMFVVFFISTLAETNRSPFDLPEAEAELVSGYNVEYSSMTFAMFFLGEYANMILMSAMTVILFLGGWLPPVDIAPFNLVPGPLWFVGKICFVLFLFLWVRATFPRYRYDQLMRLGWKIFLPLSLIWVVITAGVLVAFGWVPK; from the coding sequence ATGGCTGAGCTCTGGACCCTGTATATGCTGCCGGGCATTATTATTGTCGCCAAGATTTTGGCGATTTTGGTGCCGTTGTTGGTGGCGGTTGCGTATCTGACTTATTTTGAGCGCAAGGTGATTGCCGCCATGCAATTGCGCAAGGGCCCCAATGTGGTTGGGCCTTTGGGGTTGTTGCAGCCTTTGGCCGATGGCCTGAAATTATTCGTCAAGGAAACGGTGATCCCATCATCGGCCAACAAGGTTGTCTTTATATTGGCACCGGTGGTGACGTTCAGCCTGTCCATGGTTGCCTGGGCGGTGATCCCGTTTGATGCGGGCATGGTTCTGGCCGATATCAATGTGGGTATTTTGTACCTGTTCGCCATTTCGTCTCTTGGGGTTTACGGCATCTTGATGGCGGGTTGGGCCTCCAATTCCAAATATGCCTTTTTGGGCGCGCTGCGGTCTGCGGCACAAATGGTGTCTTACGAAATTTCCATGGGGCTGGTGATCGTCACCGTCTTGTTGTGTGTTGGGTCGCTGAACCTTTCAAAGATTGTGATGGCCCAACAAGGCATGTGGTTTGCCATTCCGCTGTTCCCGATGTTTGTGGTGTTCTTTATCTCCACGCTGGCTGAAACCAATCGTTCGCCGTTTGATTTGCCCGAAGCCGAAGCGGAACTGGTATCAGGGTACAACGTCGAATATTCATCCATGACCTTTGCCATGTTCTTCCTCGGTGAATACGCGAACATGATTTTGATGAGCGCGATGACGGTTATTTTGTTCCTGGGCGGCTGGTTGCCGCCGGTGGACATCGCACCCTTTAATCTGGTGCCGGGGCCACTTTGGTTCGTGGGCAAAATCTGTTTCGTCTTGTTCCTGTTTTTATGGGTGCGCGCAACCTTCCCCCGGTATCGCTATGACCAATTGATGCGGTTGGGCTGGAAAATATTTTTGCCCTTGTCGTTGATTTGGGTGGTGATCACCGCAGGTGTGCTGGTCGCGTTCGGATGGGTACCAAAATGA
- the nuoI gene encoding NADH-quinone oxidoreductase subunit NuoI, with translation MSVIVRAIKAFGLREIISGMWLTLRYFFKRKVTINYPYEKGVLSTRFRGEHALRRYPNGEERCIACKLCEAICPAQAITIEAEPRDDGSRRTTRYDIDMTKCIYCGLCEEACPVDAIVEGPNFEFATETHEELLYDKNKLLDNGDRWENEIAHRLDAESRYR, from the coding sequence ATGTCGGTAATTGTCCGCGCAATCAAGGCGTTTGGTCTGCGGGAAATTATTTCCGGGATGTGGCTGACATTGCGTTATTTTTTCAAGCGCAAGGTGACGATCAACTACCCTTATGAAAAGGGCGTGCTGTCGACGCGCTTTCGGGGCGAACATGCCCTTAGGCGCTATCCCAATGGCGAAGAACGCTGCATTGCGTGCAAGCTGTGCGAAGCCATCTGTCCGGCCCAGGCCATCACCATTGAGGCCGAGCCGCGCGATGATGGGTCCAGACGCACCACGCGCTATGACATCGACATGACAAAATGCATTTATTGCGGATTATGTGAAGAAGCCTGCCCGGTGGACGCCATCGTGGAAGGGCCGAATTTTGAATTCGCAACAGAAACCCACGAAGAACTACTTTACGACAAGAATAAACTTTTGGATAACGGCGACCGTTGGGAAAATGAAATTGCCCATCGTTTAGACGCCGAATCCAGGTACCGGTAG
- a CDS encoding NADH-quinone oxidoreductase subunit J, with translation MLTALAFYMFAATAIASGVMVIAARNPVHSVLFLILTFFNAAGLFILLGAEFLAFILVIVYVGAVAVLFMFVVMMLDINFAALREGFLQYLPIGGLIGLILMAELVFVIAAWHSAPEAGGLIAAKTPALTDTTNTEALGQLLYTKYFYLFQASGLILLVAMIGAIVLTLRARPGVRRQVISDQVARSRDDAVELRDVEKGKGI, from the coding sequence ATTTTGACCGCACTCGCTTTTTATATGTTTGCTGCAACGGCCATTGCATCCGGTGTGATGGTGATTGCTGCGCGCAACCCGGTTCATTCCGTGTTGTTCCTGATCCTGACATTCTTTAATGCTGCAGGGTTGTTTATCCTGTTGGGGGCAGAATTTCTGGCCTTCATTTTGGTGATTGTTTATGTCGGCGCGGTGGCGGTTCTGTTTATGTTTGTCGTGATGATGTTGGACATTAACTTTGCGGCATTGCGCGAAGGCTTTTTGCAATACCTGCCCATTGGTGGATTGATCGGCCTGATTTTGATGGCGGAATTGGTCTTTGTCATTGCCGCCTGGCACAGCGCCCCGGAAGCGGGCGGGTTGATTGCGGCGAAGACCCCGGCCTTGACCGACACCACCAACACCGAAGCTTTGGGCCAGTTGCTTTACACCAAATATTTTTACCTGTTTCAGGCATCTGGCTTGATTTTGCTGGTGGCCATGATTGGCGCCATTGTGTTGACGCTCCGCGCACGCCCCGGGGTGCGCCGCCAGGTGATTTCCGATCAGGTGGCAAGATCACGCGATGATGCGGTGGAACTGCGCGACGTCGAAAAAGGGAAGGGGATTTAA
- the nuoK gene encoding NADH-quinone oxidoreductase subunit NuoK has translation MFTITLAHYLVVAAVLFTLGVFGIFLNRKNVIIILMSVELMLLAVNINLVAFSANLGDLVGQVFAMFILTVAAAEAAIGLAIIVVYFRNRGSIAVEDINRLKG, from the coding sequence ATGTTTACCATCACCCTTGCCCATTATCTGGTTGTTGCCGCTGTGCTGTTCACCCTTGGGGTGTTTGGCATTTTCCTCAATCGAAAGAACGTCATCATCATTTTGATGTCTGTGGAATTGATGCTTTTGGCGGTCAATATTAATCTGGTGGCATTTTCTGCCAATCTTGGTGATTTGGTGGGACAGGTCTTTGCCATGTTCATCTTGACGGTGGCGGCTGCAGAAGCAGCCATCGGTCTTGCCATCATTGTCGTTTACTTCCGCAACCGTGGTTCCATCGCGGTTGAGGACATCAACAGGCTTAAGGGGTAA
- the nuoL gene encoding NADH-quinone oxidoreductase subunit L, whose protein sequence is MYSAIVFLPLVGALIAGLFGRLIGDGPARLITTGALLLSGVFAVIAFVQVGIGGQPRDIEVLRWITSGTFEVSWALRFDTLSSLMCVVVTVVSGMVHVYSFGYMAHDKSIARFFSYLSLFTFFMLMLVTSNNFVQMFFGWEGVGLASYLLIGFWYDKPSANAAAIKAFLVNRVGDFGFALGIFGVFMVFNAVSFDTVFQSVPAMASKTFVFLGMEANIITTLCLLLFIGAMGKSAQLGLHTWLPDAMEGPTPVSALIHAATMVTAGVFMVCRLSPMFEYSETALAVVTIVGATTAIFAASVGLVQNDIKRVIAYSTCSQLGYMFFAAGVSAYSAAMFHLTTHAFFKALLFLGAGSVIHAMSDEQDMRKMGGIWRQIPLTYGLMWIGSLALAGVPFFAGYYSKDLIIESAFAAGTMAGQYAFWMGVLAAALTAFYSWRLLFMTFHGTSRADEKVLAHVHESPYSMTGPMIVLAIGAVFSGAVLSGLLTGEGQAAFWGASLFVAKSHTALADAHHVALWVKVLPIAVAFTGILVAWVFYIRNPELPKRLAATFQGTYLFLLNKWYFDELYDRIFVNPAKRIGRSLWLGGDGSLIDGVGPDGLARATLSLAKRASRLQSGYVYHYAFAMLIGIAALVTLFLFKGGAS, encoded by the coding sequence ATGTATTCGGCCATTGTCTTTTTGCCACTTGTTGGCGCGTTAATCGCTGGCCTGTTTGGCCGCCTGATTGGTGACGGGCCAGCGCGCCTGATCACCACCGGCGCATTGCTGCTGTCGGGCGTGTTTGCTGTGATTGCATTTGTCCAGGTGGGCATCGGCGGCCAACCCCGTGATATCGAAGTGCTGCGTTGGATCACTTCCGGCACGTTTGAAGTTAGCTGGGCGTTGCGGTTTGATACGCTGTCATCGTTGATGTGTGTGGTGGTCACTGTGGTTTCGGGCATGGTCCACGTTTATTCCTTTGGCTACATGGCCCACGACAAATCCATCGCGCGGTTCTTCAGCTATTTGTCGCTGTTTACCTTCTTTATGTTGATGCTGGTGACGTCCAATAACTTCGTCCAGATGTTCTTTGGTTGGGAAGGCGTTGGCCTTGCATCCTATCTGTTGATCGGGTTCTGGTATGACAAGCCCAGTGCCAATGCCGCCGCGATTAAGGCCTTTTTGGTCAACCGCGTTGGTGATTTTGGCTTTGCCCTTGGCATATTCGGGGTGTTTATGGTGTTCAATGCGGTGTCATTCGATACCGTGTTCCAATCCGTTCCGGCCATGGCCAGCAAGACCTTTGTATTTTTGGGCATGGAAGCGAACATCATCACGACCCTTTGTTTGTTGTTGTTTATCGGTGCCATGGGTAAATCGGCCCAGTTGGGGCTGCACACGTGGCTGCCCGATGCCATGGAAGGCCCAACGCCAGTGTCGGCCCTGATCCATGCGGCAACCATGGTTACCGCCGGGGTGTTCATGGTGTGCCGGTTGTCGCCGATGTTTGAATATTCTGAAACAGCGTTGGCGGTGGTTACCATTGTTGGTGCAACAACGGCGATCTTTGCGGCATCTGTTGGTCTGGTGCAAAACGATATCAAACGCGTGATTGCCTATTCCACCTGTTCACAGTTGGGCTACATGTTCTTCGCAGCCGGTGTTTCAGCGTATTCGGCAGCCATGTTCCACCTCACAACCCATGCCTTTTTCAAGGCCTTGTTGTTCTTGGGCGCGGGCTCTGTGATCCACGCCATGTCTGATGAACAGGACATGCGTAAGATGGGCGGCATCTGGCGGCAAATTCCGCTGACTTATGGGTTGATGTGGATTGGGTCGCTGGCATTGGCCGGGGTGCCCTTCTTTGCGGGCTATTATTCCAAAGACCTGATTATCGAATCAGCCTTTGCCGCGGGCACCATGGCAGGACAATATGCGTTCTGGATGGGGGTCCTTGCAGCGGCATTGACGGCATTTTATTCATGGCGTTTGCTGTTCATGACCTTCCACGGAACATCACGGGCCGATGAAAAGGTTTTGGCCCATGTTCATGAATCACCTTATTCCATGACTGGTCCGATGATTGTGTTGGCCATCGGTGCGGTGTTTTCGGGCGCGGTCCTTTCGGGCTTGCTGACCGGAGAAGGACAAGCCGCATTCTGGGGTGCATCCCTGTTTGTGGCGAAATCCCACACTGCACTGGCCGATGCCCATCACGTGGCGCTTTGGGTCAAGGTGTTGCCCATAGCCGTTGCCTTTACGGGCATTCTGGTGGCCTGGGTCTTTTATATTCGCAATCCTGAATTGCCCAAACGTCTAGCGGCAACCTTTCAGGGAACGTATTTATTCTTGCTCAATAAATGGTATTTCGACGAATTGTACGATCGCATCTTCGTCAATCCGGCAAAACGCATTGGCCGCAGCCTGTGGCTGGGTGGTGACGGATCGTTGATTGATGGGGTGGGGCCAGATGGTCTTGCCCGGGCAACGCTTTCATTGGCCAAACGGGCATCCAGGTTGCAATCTGGCTATGTTTATCACTATGCCTTTGCCATGTTGATTGGCATTGCGGCTCTTGTGACACTCTTCCTGTTTAAGGGAGGCGCATCATGA
- a CDS encoding NADH-quinone oxidoreductase subunit M has product MSNWPLLSLTTFVPLIGAAFIFLIRGDEAVVARNARNVALWTSLITMVLAVMVWAQFDPKSAAFQLEEHADWLPAFNISYHLGVDGISVFFVVLSAFLTPICVLASWKAITVRVKEYMMAFLVLETLMIGMFSALDLVLFYIFFEGVLIPMFLIIGIWGGERRVYSAFKFFLYTLTGSVLMLVAIMAIYFTAGTMDIPTLMKTVFPRDMQLWLWLAFFASFAVKVPMWPVHTWLPDAHVEAPTAGSVILAGVLLKMGGYGFLRFSLPMMPLASEYFTPLIFTLSVIAIIYTSLVALAQEDMKKLIAYSSVAHMGFVTLGIFTFNVQGVEGAIFQMLSHGIVSAALFLCVGVVYDRMHSRRIDTYGGLVHRMPLYAVVFMVFMLASVGLPGTSGFVGEILVLVGVFQVSSWVAALASTGVILGAAYMLWLYRRVIFGELTKDNLKNILDLDRRELAIFIPLVLVVLWMGIYPSSFLDVIHVSAQNLTDNYAAALKAAATGGKAMLTGVTP; this is encoded by the coding sequence ATGAGCAATTGGCCGCTTCTTTCTCTGACCACGTTTGTACCGTTGATCGGTGCTGCATTTATTTTCCTGATCCGGGGCGATGAAGCCGTTGTTGCGCGCAATGCCCGCAACGTTGCGCTCTGGACATCGCTGATCACCATGGTGTTGGCGGTGATGGTTTGGGCACAGTTCGATCCAAAATCAGCAGCCTTCCAGTTGGAAGAGCATGCGGACTGGCTGCCGGCATTCAACATTTCCTATCATTTGGGGGTTGATGGCATATCTGTGTTCTTTGTCGTGTTGTCGGCATTCCTGACACCGATTTGTGTGTTGGCCAGCTGGAAAGCAATCACGGTCCGGGTGAAAGAATACATGATGGCATTTTTGGTGCTGGAAACCCTGATGATCGGGATGTTTTCGGCGCTGGATCTGGTGCTGTTCTATATCTTCTTCGAAGGTGTTTTGATCCCGATGTTCTTGATCATCGGCATCTGGGGTGGGGAACGCCGGGTGTATTCGGCCTTTAAATTCTTCCTCTATACCCTGACGGGTTCTGTGCTGATGTTGGTGGCGATCATGGCGATTTACTTTACCGCCGGTACCATGGATATCCCGACCCTGATGAAAACAGTTTTCCCCCGTGATATGCAGCTTTGGCTGTGGCTGGCGTTCTTTGCATCCTTTGCCGTGAAAGTACCCATGTGGCCAGTTCATACCTGGCTGCCGGACGCCCATGTGGAGGCACCAACGGCGGGCTCGGTTATTCTGGCGGGCGTGTTGTTGAAAATGGGGGGCTATGGCTTCTTGCGCTTTTCGCTGCCCATGATGCCGTTGGCATCTGAATACTTTACCCCGCTGATTTTCACCTTGTCGGTGATTGCAATTATTTACACATCTCTGGTGGCATTGGCCCAGGAAGACATGAAGAAGCTGATCGCTTATTCATCGGTGGCCCATATGGGCTTTGTGACCCTTGGCATTTTCACCTTCAACGTCCAGGGCGTCGAAGGCGCGATCTTCCAGATGCTCAGCCACGGCATTGTCTCCGCTGCGCTGTTCCTGTGTGTGGGTGTGGTTTATGACCGCATGCATTCAAGGCGCATTGATACCTATGGCGGGTTGGTGCATCGCATGCCGCTTTATGCGGTTGTGTTCATGGTGTTCATGCTGGCCAGTGTTGGCCTGCCGGGGACATCGGGGTTTGTTGGTGAAATTCTTGTGCTGGTTGGCGTTTTTCAGGTCAGTTCCTGGGTGGCGGCATTGGCGTCCACCGGGGTTATCTTGGGCGCGGCCTACATGCTGTGGCTGTATCGCCGGGTGATCTTTGGCGAACTGACCAAAGACAACCTGAAAAATATTCTTGATCTTGATCGCAGGGAATTGGCGATCTTTATACCGCTGGTTCTGGTGGTTCTGTGGATGGGTATTTATCCATCTTCCTTCCTTGATGTGATCCATGTCTCGGCACAGAATTTGACAGATAATTATGCCGCCGCCCTGAAGGCAGCGGCTACTGGCGGCAAAGCGATGCTAACGGGGGTAACGCCATGA
- the nuoN gene encoding NADH-quinone oxidoreductase subunit NuoN, producing the protein MTTWSFTEMVAALPEIFVAISAISLLMIGVFRGNGSTRLIGWFAVVVSVVAIAVVAGTASGPESAFNGLFVADSFARFTKVLILVGTGLTLMLSLAYVEKEDMNRFEYPVLILFATLGMMMMVSANDLIALYIGLELQSLALYVMAAFRRDSLRSTEAGLKYFVLGALSSGMLLYGASLVYGFAGTTAFDGIAKAVTTHPGTGVLVGLIFILCGLAFKISAVPFHMWTPDVYEGAPTSVTAFFAVGPKIAAMALFIRVLMDAFGPMVVYWQQVIILIAILSMVLGAFAAINQRNIKRLMAYSSISNVGYMLVGVASGTETGIRGVLIYLAIYLAMTVGTFACILSMRVRGAMVESIDDLAGLSRSRPLMALALAAFMFSMAGIPPLAGFFGKLYVFFAAVEVGLYGLAVVGILTSVVAAFYYLRIVKIMYFDEPAEALDRSPGREVGLVLAGTGIFTGFFFLLPAPFLEAAGYAAKSLFPG; encoded by the coding sequence ATGACCACTTGGTCTTTCACGGAAATGGTTGCCGCGTTGCCAGAAATTTTTGTGGCGATCTCAGCCATTTCTTTATTGATGATCGGTGTGTTCCGGGGCAATGGTTCCACGCGCTTGATCGGCTGGTTTGCTGTGGTGGTCTCTGTTGTGGCCATTGCCGTCGTGGCGGGCACCGCATCGGGGCCTGAAAGTGCCTTTAATGGTTTGTTTGTCGCTGATTCATTCGCGCGCTTTACCAAGGTTCTTATTCTTGTTGGCACGGGCCTGACGTTGATGTTATCGCTGGCCTATGTCGAAAAAGAAGACATGAACCGGTTTGAATATCCGGTGCTGATCCTGTTTGCGACCCTTGGCATGATGATGATGGTCTCAGCCAATGATTTGATCGCGCTGTATATCGGGTTGGAATTACAATCTTTGGCGCTGTATGTGATGGCGGCCTTTCGCCGTGATTCATTGCGTTCCACCGAAGCGGGTCTGAAATATTTTGTATTGGGCGCATTGTCTTCGGGCATGTTGCTCTATGGCGCGTCACTGGTTTACGGGTTTGCCGGGACCACGGCATTTGACGGTATTGCAAAAGCAGTGACCACACACCCGGGCACAGGCGTTCTGGTTGGGCTGATCTTTATCCTGTGTGGGCTGGCTTTCAAAATTTCCGCGGTGCCCTTTCATATGTGGACACCGGATGTTTACGAAGGCGCGCCTACATCGGTTACCGCATTCTTTGCTGTCGGGCCAAAAATTGCCGCAATGGCCCTGTTTATTCGCGTGTTAATGGATGCGTTTGGTCCCATGGTTGTCTATTGGCAACAGGTGATCATTCTGATCGCCATCCTGTCTATGGTGTTGGGTGCCTTTGCGGCCATCAACCAGCGCAACATAAAGCGCCTGATGGCCTATTCATCGATTTCCAATGTTGGTTACATGCTGGTTGGGGTTGCTTCGGGAACAGAAACCGGAATCCGTGGTGTGTTGATTTATCTGGCAATTTATCTGGCCATGACCGTTGGCACCTTTGCCTGCATTCTTTCTATGCGCGTTCGTGGGGCCATGGTTGAAAGCATTGATGATCTGGCCGGGTTATCGCGGTCGCGCCCGCTGATGGCGCTGGCATTGGCGGCATTCATGTTTTCAATGGCGGGCATTCCACCGCTGGCCGGGTTCTTTGGAAAACTCTATGTCTTCTTTGCAGCCGTTGAGGTTGGCCTGTACGGGTTGGCCGTTGTTGGCATCCTGACCTCGGTTGTTGCGGCCTTTTATTATCTGCGCATTGTCAAAATCATGTATTTCGATGAACCGGCCGAAGCCCTTGATCGCAGCCCTGGGCGCGAAGTTGGTCTGGTTCTAGCGGGCACGGGCATCTTTACAGGGTTTTTCTTCCTGCTTCCGGCACCGTTTCTGGAAGCCGCAGGGTACGCTGCCAAGTCATTGTTCCCGGGCTGA